One Lutra lutra chromosome 18, mLutLut1.2, whole genome shotgun sequence genomic window carries:
- the QPRT gene encoding nicotinate-nucleotide pyrophosphorylase [carboxylating] isoform X1 has product MDPEEQTLAILILGAFIEPPRRPVHPRQERGLALLLPPTTLAALADSWLREDCPGPNHTALVTGAAPSQAVLWAKSPGVLAGRPFFDAIFARVNCQVSWFLPEGSKLVPVARVAEVRGPAHCLLLGERVALNTLARCSGVASAAAAAVEAAREAGWAGHVAGTRKTTPGFRMVEKYGLLVGGAKAHRYDLGGLVMVKDNHLVAAGGVEKAVRGARQVADFALKVEVECGSLQEAVEAAEAGADLVLLDNFKPEELHPTAAALKARFPGVGVEASGGITLVNLPRFCGPHIDVISLGMLTQAAPALDFSLKLFAEGTAPVYPALP; this is encoded by the exons ATGGACCCTGAAG AGCAAACACTTGCTATACTCATCTTGGGGGCGTTCATAGAGCCTCCGCGTAGGCCCGTCCATCCCAGACAGGAACGAG GCCTGGCGCTGCTGCTGCCCCCCACCACTCTGGCCGCCCTGGCAGACAGCTGGCTCCGAGAGGACTGCCCGGGTCCCAACCACACAGCTCTGGTCACGGGGGCGGCCCCCTCGCAGGCGGTCCTGTGGGCCAAGTCCCCCGGGGTACTGGCTGGAAGGCCCTTCTTTGATGCCATCTTTGCCCGAGTCAACTGCCAGGTCTCCTGGTTCCTCCCCGAAGGCTCAAAGCTGGTGCCCGTGGCCAGGGTGGCTGAGGTCCGGGGCCCCGcccactgcctgctgctgggGGAGCGGGTGGCCTTGAACACGCTGGCCCGCTGCAGTGGGGTGGCCAGCGCCGCCGCTGCCGCAGTGGAGGCCGCCAGGGAGGCGGGCTGGGCCGGGCACGTGGCGGGCACGAGGAAGACCACGCCTGGCTTCCGGATGGTGGAGAAGTACGGGCTCCTGGTGGGCGGGGCCAAGGCCCACCGCTATGACCTAGGGGGGCTAGTGATGGTGAAGGACAACCACCTGGTGGCAGCCGGAGGCGTGGAAAAG GCGGTTCGGGGGGCGCGGCAGGTGGCCGACTTCGCCCTGAAGGTGGAGGTGGAGTGCGGCAGTCTGCAGGAGGCTGTGGAGGCAGCCGAGGCGGGAGCGGACCTCGTTCTGCTGGACAACTTCAAGCCGGAG GAGCTGCACCCCACGGCCGCAGCGCTGAAGGCTCGCTTCCCGGGTGTGGGCGTGGAGGCCAGCGGGGGCATCACGCTGGTCAACCTCCCTCGGTTCTGCGGGCCCCACATCGACGTCATCTCTCTGGGGATGCTGACCCAGGCTGCCCCCGCCCTGGATTTCTCCCTCAAGCTGTTTGCTGAAGGGACTGCTCCAGTGTACCCTGCCTTACCTTAG
- the C18H16orf54 gene encoding transmembrane protein C16orf54 homolog isoform X2, which translates to MPSTPEQPFGHTGGLPVPEMGSWPPLPCGPCIPIMLALASLAALFLLTTAVLAERLFRRSQHADPSNHAPTLVWRPGGELWIEPRGTPRERSEDWYGSAVPLLMDRAPDPPTPGGTLEARATAPPAPFAPPTPLAPLSPPRSLGPHTPPRAPARSTFWGPQALDERPCAPGLVSWAEPEHRPEATVHLGSPQAQRQQLGSPDPEWGPQPRVTLEQISAFWRRESRTSVGF; encoded by the coding sequence ATGCCTTCCACTCCAGAGCAGCCCTTTGGGCACACGGGGGGCCTCCCTGTGCCAGAGATGGGTTCGTGGCCCCCACTGCCGTGCGGACCCTGCATCCCCATCATGCTGGCCCTGGCCTCCCTCGCCGCTCTCTTCCTCCTGACCACAGCCGTGTTGGCAGAACGCCTGTTCCGCCGCTCTCAGCACGCAGACCCCAGCAACCACGCGCCCACCCTGGTCTGGCGCCCCGGAGGAGAACTGTGGATCGAGCCCAGGGGCACCCCCCGAGAGCGTTCGGAGGACTGGTACGGCTCTGCGGTCCCCCTGCTGATGGACCGGGCCCCAGACCCTCCCACCCCGGGGGGCACCTTGGAGGCCCGGGCAACAGCCCCGCCTGCCCCttttgccccccccacccctttagcccccctctcccctcctagGTCCTTGggaccccacaccccacccagggccccagcccGCAGCACCTTCTGGGGACCCCAGGCCTTGGACGAGAGGCCCTGCGCCCCAGGCTTGGTGAGCTGGGCTGAGCCCGAACACAGGCCAGAGGCCACGGTGCACTTGGGGAGCCCCCAGGCCCAGAGGCAGCAACTAGGAAGCCCTGATCCTGAGTGGGGCCCCCAGCCTCGGGTCACCCTGGAGCAGATCTCCGCTTTCTGGAGGCGCGAAAGTCGGACCAGTGTGGGGTTCTGA
- the QPRT gene encoding nicotinate-nucleotide pyrophosphorylase [carboxylating] isoform X3 — protein sequence MDPEGLALLLPPTTLAALADSWLREDCPGPNHTALVTGAAPSQAVLWAKSPGVLAGRPFFDAIFARVNCQVSWFLPEGSKLVPVARVAEVRGPAHCLLLGERVALNTLARCSGVASAAAAAVEAAREAGWAGHVAGTRKTTPGFRMVEKYGLLVGGAKAHRYDLGGLVMVKDNHLVAAGGVEKAVRGARQVADFALKVEVECGSLQEAVEAAEAGADLVLLDNFKPEELHPTAAALKARFPGVGVEASGGITLVNLPRFCGPHIDVISLGMLTQAAPALDFSLKLFAEGTAPVYPALP from the exons ATGGACCCTGAAG GCCTGGCGCTGCTGCTGCCCCCCACCACTCTGGCCGCCCTGGCAGACAGCTGGCTCCGAGAGGACTGCCCGGGTCCCAACCACACAGCTCTGGTCACGGGGGCGGCCCCCTCGCAGGCGGTCCTGTGGGCCAAGTCCCCCGGGGTACTGGCTGGAAGGCCCTTCTTTGATGCCATCTTTGCCCGAGTCAACTGCCAGGTCTCCTGGTTCCTCCCCGAAGGCTCAAAGCTGGTGCCCGTGGCCAGGGTGGCTGAGGTCCGGGGCCCCGcccactgcctgctgctgggGGAGCGGGTGGCCTTGAACACGCTGGCCCGCTGCAGTGGGGTGGCCAGCGCCGCCGCTGCCGCAGTGGAGGCCGCCAGGGAGGCGGGCTGGGCCGGGCACGTGGCGGGCACGAGGAAGACCACGCCTGGCTTCCGGATGGTGGAGAAGTACGGGCTCCTGGTGGGCGGGGCCAAGGCCCACCGCTATGACCTAGGGGGGCTAGTGATGGTGAAGGACAACCACCTGGTGGCAGCCGGAGGCGTGGAAAAG GCGGTTCGGGGGGCGCGGCAGGTGGCCGACTTCGCCCTGAAGGTGGAGGTGGAGTGCGGCAGTCTGCAGGAGGCTGTGGAGGCAGCCGAGGCGGGAGCGGACCTCGTTCTGCTGGACAACTTCAAGCCGGAG GAGCTGCACCCCACGGCCGCAGCGCTGAAGGCTCGCTTCCCGGGTGTGGGCGTGGAGGCCAGCGGGGGCATCACGCTGGTCAACCTCCCTCGGTTCTGCGGGCCCCACATCGACGTCATCTCTCTGGGGATGCTGACCCAGGCTGCCCCCGCCCTGGATTTCTCCCTCAAGCTGTTTGCTGAAGGGACTGCTCCAGTGTACCCTGCCTTACCTTAG
- the QPRT gene encoding nicotinate-nucleotide pyrophosphorylase [carboxylating] isoform X2 — protein sequence MEQTHWRPAWPAAKAAGLALLLPPTTLAALADSWLREDCPGPNHTALVTGAAPSQAVLWAKSPGVLAGRPFFDAIFARVNCQVSWFLPEGSKLVPVARVAEVRGPAHCLLLGERVALNTLARCSGVASAAAAAVEAAREAGWAGHVAGTRKTTPGFRMVEKYGLLVGGAKAHRYDLGGLVMVKDNHLVAAGGVEKAVRGARQVADFALKVEVECGSLQEAVEAAEAGADLVLLDNFKPEELHPTAAALKARFPGVGVEASGGITLVNLPRFCGPHIDVISLGMLTQAAPALDFSLKLFAEGTAPVYPALP from the exons ATGGAGCAGACACACTGGCGTCCTGCCTGGCCAGCGGCAAAGGCAGCAG GCCTGGCGCTGCTGCTGCCCCCCACCACTCTGGCCGCCCTGGCAGACAGCTGGCTCCGAGAGGACTGCCCGGGTCCCAACCACACAGCTCTGGTCACGGGGGCGGCCCCCTCGCAGGCGGTCCTGTGGGCCAAGTCCCCCGGGGTACTGGCTGGAAGGCCCTTCTTTGATGCCATCTTTGCCCGAGTCAACTGCCAGGTCTCCTGGTTCCTCCCCGAAGGCTCAAAGCTGGTGCCCGTGGCCAGGGTGGCTGAGGTCCGGGGCCCCGcccactgcctgctgctgggGGAGCGGGTGGCCTTGAACACGCTGGCCCGCTGCAGTGGGGTGGCCAGCGCCGCCGCTGCCGCAGTGGAGGCCGCCAGGGAGGCGGGCTGGGCCGGGCACGTGGCGGGCACGAGGAAGACCACGCCTGGCTTCCGGATGGTGGAGAAGTACGGGCTCCTGGTGGGCGGGGCCAAGGCCCACCGCTATGACCTAGGGGGGCTAGTGATGGTGAAGGACAACCACCTGGTGGCAGCCGGAGGCGTGGAAAAG GCGGTTCGGGGGGCGCGGCAGGTGGCCGACTTCGCCCTGAAGGTGGAGGTGGAGTGCGGCAGTCTGCAGGAGGCTGTGGAGGCAGCCGAGGCGGGAGCGGACCTCGTTCTGCTGGACAACTTCAAGCCGGAG GAGCTGCACCCCACGGCCGCAGCGCTGAAGGCTCGCTTCCCGGGTGTGGGCGTGGAGGCCAGCGGGGGCATCACGCTGGTCAACCTCCCTCGGTTCTGCGGGCCCCACATCGACGTCATCTCTCTGGGGATGCTGACCCAGGCTGCCCCCGCCCTGGATTTCTCCCTCAAGCTGTTTGCTGAAGGGACTGCTCCAGTGTACCCTGCCTTACCTTAG
- the C18H16orf54 gene encoding transmembrane protein C16orf54 homolog isoform X1 has protein sequence MPSTTASKVEPGESKTYFTGRVVRLQEHPRCQPTAMPSTPEQPFGHTGGLPVPEMGSWPPLPCGPCIPIMLALASLAALFLLTTAVLAERLFRRSQHADPSNHAPTLVWRPGGELWIEPRGTPRERSEDWYGSAVPLLMDRAPDPPTPGGTLEARATAPPAPFAPPTPLAPLSPPRSLGPHTPPRAPARSTFWGPQALDERPCAPGLVSWAEPEHRPEATVHLGSPQAQRQQLGSPDPEWGPQPRVTLEQISAFWRRESRTSVGF, from the exons ATGCCTAGCACGACAGCAAGCAAAGTGGAGCCTGGAGAGAGCAAGACCTACTTCACGGGGAGAGTCGTGAGGCTGCAGGAACATCCAAGGTGCCAGCCTACGGCG ATGCCTTCCACTCCAGAGCAGCCCTTTGGGCACACGGGGGGCCTCCCTGTGCCAGAGATGGGTTCGTGGCCCCCACTGCCGTGCGGACCCTGCATCCCCATCATGCTGGCCCTGGCCTCCCTCGCCGCTCTCTTCCTCCTGACCACAGCCGTGTTGGCAGAACGCCTGTTCCGCCGCTCTCAGCACGCAGACCCCAGCAACCACGCGCCCACCCTGGTCTGGCGCCCCGGAGGAGAACTGTGGATCGAGCCCAGGGGCACCCCCCGAGAGCGTTCGGAGGACTGGTACGGCTCTGCGGTCCCCCTGCTGATGGACCGGGCCCCAGACCCTCCCACCCCGGGGGGCACCTTGGAGGCCCGGGCAACAGCCCCGCCTGCCCCttttgccccccccacccctttagcccccctctcccctcctagGTCCTTGggaccccacaccccacccagggccccagcccGCAGCACCTTCTGGGGACCCCAGGCCTTGGACGAGAGGCCCTGCGCCCCAGGCTTGGTGAGCTGGGCTGAGCCCGAACACAGGCCAGAGGCCACGGTGCACTTGGGGAGCCCCCAGGCCCAGAGGCAGCAACTAGGAAGCCCTGATCCTGAGTGGGGCCCCCAGCCTCGGGTCACCCTGGAGCAGATCTCCGCTTTCTGGAGGCGCGAAAGTCGGACCAGTGTGGGGTTCTGA